A genomic region of Jeotgalibaca ciconiae contains the following coding sequences:
- the murB gene encoding UDP-N-acetylmuramate dehydrogenase, which produces MQEKITLAKKLKKEFPTVIIKENETLDAYTYTKTGGPADALVFPVTKDEVQAIVKWTHEKDVPLTILGNSSNVIIRDGGIRGVVMILTELNGIKIEKNHLVVQSGAKLIDTSKRALYENLTGLEFACGIPGSVGGAVFMNAGAYGGEVKTVIETVEVVTLTGERKIYKNEELEFSYRHSKIQETGDIVVETVFALEKGKKEKISEKMDELTELRTSKQPLEYPSCGSVFKRPTGYFTGKLIQDAGLQGKILGGAQISTKHAGFIVNINQATATDYIEMISHIQEVIWDVYQVKLETEVRIIGEDSILESFENVAERMSS; this is translated from the coding sequence TTGCAAGAGAAAATTACGTTGGCAAAGAAACTAAAAAAAGAGTTTCCGACTGTCATTATCAAAGAAAATGAAACCTTAGATGCATATACATATACAAAAACTGGTGGTCCTGCTGATGCTCTTGTCTTTCCAGTAACCAAAGATGAAGTTCAAGCGATTGTAAAATGGACACATGAAAAAGATGTTCCACTAACAATTTTAGGAAATTCCAGTAATGTTATTATTCGCGATGGTGGAATACGCGGAGTCGTAATGATCTTAACGGAATTAAATGGAATAAAAATTGAAAAAAATCACTTGGTCGTGCAAAGCGGTGCAAAGTTAATTGATACATCGAAACGTGCCTTGTATGAAAATTTAACCGGCTTGGAATTTGCATGCGGGATTCCCGGGAGTGTCGGCGGTGCCGTCTTTATGAATGCTGGCGCATATGGTGGAGAAGTTAAAACAGTAATTGAAACGGTTGAAGTTGTCACGTTGACAGGTGAACGAAAAATTTATAAAAATGAAGAGCTTGAATTCAGCTATCGACACAGTAAAATTCAAGAAACAGGCGATATTGTGGTTGAGACAGTTTTTGCGTTAGAAAAAGGGAAAAAAGAAAAGATTTCTGAAAAAATGGATGAGTTAACAGAGTTGCGTACTTCTAAACAACCTTTAGAATATCCCTCTTGCGGAAGTGTTTTCAAACGGCCAACGGGCTACTTTACTGGAAAACTAATTCAGGATGCAGGTCTTCAAGGAAAAATTTTGGGCGGCGCACAAATTTCTACCAAACACGCTGGATTTATTGTGAATATTAATCAAGCAACAGCAACAGATTATATTGAAATGATTTCTCATATCCAAGAAGTAATCTGGGATGTGTATCAGGTAAAATTAGAGACAGAAGTACGAATTATTGGGGAAGATTCTATCCTTGAATCATTTGAAAATGTGGCAGAAAGAATGTCTTCCTAA
- a CDS encoding GNAT family N-acetyltransferase — protein sequence MKTEKIEIMIREAIPTDAKEILAFSKKTGSETDFLTYGPEGLELSEAFEEMYLEGLMEKENEIMLIATINNEELIGIASVGSNDKPKTRHVGEVGITVEKEFWGFGIGTVLMEEVEIWAKESGIIKRLELTVHAGNERAIKLYEKMGYQKEGIMSRVMYIDDEFVEGIMMSLLID from the coding sequence ATGAAAACTGAAAAAATCGAAATAATGATTCGAGAGGCGATTCCAACCGATGCAAAAGAAATTCTAGCTTTTAGTAAAAAAACAGGCAGTGAAACGGACTTCTTGACTTATGGACCAGAAGGATTAGAATTATCAGAAGCTTTTGAAGAAATGTATTTAGAAGGATTAATGGAAAAAGAAAATGAAATTATGCTTATTGCCACTATTAATAATGAAGAGTTAATTGGAATTGCGTCAGTAGGTTCCAATGATAAGCCTAAAACACGTCATGTTGGCGAAGTTGGAATTACGGTAGAAAAGGAATTCTGGGGATTCGGAATCGGGACGGTCCTTATGGAAGAAGTTGAAATCTGGGCAAAAGAAAGCGGGATTATCAAACGTCTTGAATTAACGGTCCATGCAGGAAACGAACGTGCAATAAAATTATATGAAAAGATGGGCTATCAAAAAGAAGGAATCATGTCTCGTGTCATGTATATTGATGATGAATTTGTTGAGGGAATTATGATGAGCCTATTAATCGATTAA
- the tsaE gene encoding tRNA (adenosine(37)-N6)-threonylcarbamoyltransferase complex ATPase subunit type 1 TsaE, with product MAFSIEIKNEEDTMFLGEKLGELAAPNDVILLEGDLGAGKTTFTKGIARGLGIEQIIKSPTYTLIREYTKGRIPLYHLDVYRLEEAGGEELGLEEYFYGDGVSVIEWSKFIKEELPKEFLQIEISRSGEFSRERTFKMIAEGNHYEKLLHEWKRKWEERKIYEN from the coding sequence ATGGCATTTAGCATTGAAATAAAAAATGAAGAAGATACAATGTTCCTTGGTGAAAAGTTAGGGGAGTTAGCAGCCCCAAATGATGTCATTTTATTAGAAGGAGACCTGGGAGCTGGGAAAACAACCTTTACCAAAGGGATAGCTAGAGGTCTTGGAATTGAGCAAATTATCAAAAGTCCTACCTATACTTTGATTAGAGAATATACAAAAGGACGAATTCCCTTGTACCATTTGGATGTTTACCGTTTAGAAGAAGCGGGCGGAGAAGAATTAGGGCTGGAAGAATATTTTTATGGGGATGGAGTCAGTGTCATTGAATGGTCAAAATTTATTAAAGAAGAATTACCAAAGGAATTTCTTCAAATTGAAATCAGTAGGAGTGGTGAGTTTTCGCGAGAACGTACTTTTAAAATGATTGCGGAAGGCAATCATTACGAAAAACTGCTTCATGAGTGGAAAAGAAAATGGGAGGAAAGAAAAATATATGAAAACTGA
- the pta gene encoding phosphate acetyltransferase gives MEMFESLTEKIAGKNIKIVFPEGTEPRILGAVVRLKSENLLEPILIGSKAAITEAAKDRGFDIEGVKIFDPAAYDQMEEMVASFVDRRKGKATEEQAREVLKDENYFGTMLVHMGLADGLVSGAVHSTGDTVRPALQIIKTKPGVSRTSGAFIMLRGRGQEKYLFADCAININPNAQELAEIAVESAKTAEMFDIEPNVALLSFSTKGSASSPEQEKVAEATKIAQELAPQYNIDGELQFDAAFVQSVANQKAPDSKVAGEATVFVFPEIQSGNIGYKIAQRFGAFEAVGPILQGLNKPISDLSRGCVEEDVYKTAIITANQTLIG, from the coding sequence TTGGAAATGTTTGAAAGTTTAACAGAAAAAATTGCAGGGAAAAATATTAAAATTGTTTTCCCGGAAGGAACTGAGCCACGTATCTTAGGAGCAGTCGTTCGTCTAAAATCAGAAAACTTGTTGGAACCAATCTTGATTGGTAGCAAAGCAGCAATTACTGAAGCAGCAAAAGATCGTGGATTTGACATCGAAGGTGTTAAAATTTTTGATCCTGCTGCTTATGATCAAATGGAAGAAATGGTTGCTTCTTTTGTTGACCGCCGTAAAGGAAAAGCTACAGAAGAACAAGCACGTGAAGTCTTGAAAGATGAAAATTATTTCGGAACAATGTTAGTTCACATGGGACTAGCAGATGGTTTAGTAAGTGGTGCCGTTCACTCGACAGGTGATACCGTTCGTCCAGCATTACAAATCATCAAAACAAAACCAGGTGTAAGTCGCACAAGTGGTGCATTCATCATGTTGCGCGGACGCGGACAGGAAAAATACTTGTTCGCTGATTGTGCAATCAACATCAATCCAAATGCACAGGAACTTGCAGAGATTGCAGTAGAATCAGCTAAAACAGCTGAAATGTTTGATATCGAACCAAATGTGGCTCTATTAAGCTTCTCTACGAAAGGGTCTGCATCTTCACCAGAGCAAGAAAAAGTTGCTGAAGCAACCAAGATTGCTCAAGAATTGGCACCACAATACAATATCGATGGTGAATTACAATTTGACGCGGCATTCGTTCAATCTGTAGCGAACCAAAAAGCTCCTGATTCAAAAGTAGCAGGAGAAGCGACAGTATTCGTATTTCCAGAAATCCAATCTGGAAATATCGGCTACAAGATTGCTCAACGCTTTGGTGCGTTTGAAGCAGTAGGACCAATCTTACAAGGATTGAACAAACCAATCTCTGACTTGTCACGTGGTTGTGTGGAAGAAGACGTTTATAAGACAGCGATTATCACAGCAAATCAAACTTTAATTGGCTAA
- a CDS encoding glycoside hydrolase family 43 protein → MMHKNNPLIYSDFPDPDVIRVDDTYYMISTTMHMFPGGVILRSYDLLNWEILTYVFDELNRKPASKLEDGQNIYGQGMWAPSMRYHNGRFYICFAANDTRKTYLYQSEQITGPWEKSEIEGFYHDSSLLFDEDRIFLVYGNTQIHLIELLSDLSGPKPDGLDRVIITDKDRVSLGYEGCHIQKINGKYYVFMVHWLADGTKRRTQACFVSDSLEGTFTGKDVLNDDQGFRNAGIAQGGLVDTPEGDWYAMLFQDHGAIGRCPVLVPVEWENDFPVFGYEGKVPLELEVRSTKQNHNYAPLTDSDSFSYEANPDGSVSLKNVWQWNHIPDNSLWSVTERPGALRITTKETCANVVMAKNMLTQRMMGPFSDITVQIDASKISEGDFAGICALQGCYGWIAITKRDGHYYIVMTEKELDPDEGIWGPEGGDTGPGLERESVLTTDSSVELRIMADFTDGVDEVRFLYKNENDWKQLGPIHKLYYRLDHFMGCRTGLFLFSTQNQGGSADFINYCTQFSPAE, encoded by the coding sequence ATGATGCATAAAAACAATCCACTCATTTATTCTGATTTCCCTGATCCCGATGTAATCAGGGTGGATGATACTTATTATATGATTAGTACAACAATGCATATGTTCCCAGGAGGAGTGATCCTGCGCTCTTATGATCTTTTAAATTGGGAAATTTTAACCTATGTATTTGATGAATTGAATCGAAAACCGGCCTCTAAGTTAGAAGACGGACAAAATATTTATGGGCAGGGAATGTGGGCACCCTCCATGCGTTACCATAACGGAAGATTTTATATTTGCTTTGCAGCAAACGATACAAGGAAGACTTATCTGTATCAGTCAGAGCAAATCACTGGGCCATGGGAAAAAAGTGAAATAGAAGGATTTTATCATGATAGTTCTCTCTTATTTGATGAGGACAGAATATTCCTGGTGTATGGCAATACCCAGATTCATTTAATAGAACTTTTATCTGATCTGTCAGGCCCCAAACCTGATGGCCTCGACCGTGTCATCATTACAGACAAGGACCGTGTCAGCCTGGGATATGAAGGCTGCCATATTCAGAAGATAAATGGAAAATATTATGTGTTCATGGTTCATTGGCTGGCTGATGGAACAAAGAGAAGAACACAGGCTTGCTTTGTATCGGATTCCTTGGAAGGTACTTTTACAGGAAAAGATGTTCTGAATGATGACCAGGGATTCAGGAATGCCGGGATTGCACAAGGGGGGCTGGTCGATACACCTGAAGGTGACTGGTATGCCATGCTGTTCCAAGATCATGGTGCAATAGGCAGATGTCCTGTTCTGGTTCCTGTTGAATGGGAGAATGATTTTCCGGTATTTGGATATGAAGGAAAAGTTCCACTAGAACTCGAAGTCAGAAGTACAAAGCAGAATCATAACTATGCTCCATTAACGGACAGTGATTCTTTTTCGTATGAGGCAAATCCGGATGGGTCGGTTTCTTTAAAGAATGTATGGCAATGGAATCATATTCCTGATAATTCTCTGTGGTCGGTAACGGAAAGGCCGGGAGCGCTTCGAATCACAACAAAAGAAACCTGTGCAAATGTTGTTATGGCCAAAAACATGCTGACACAGAGAATGATGGGGCCTTTCAGTGATATTACAGTACAGATTGATGCTTCTAAGATCAGTGAGGGAGACTTTGCCGGAATCTGCGCCTTACAGGGTTGCTATGGCTGGATTGCGATAACGAAACGTGATGGTCACTATTACATTGTTATGACGGAAAAGGAACTGGATCCAGATGAAGGAATCTGGGGTCCAGAAGGAGGAGACACGGGCCCTGGCCTGGAGCGAGAATCTGTGCTAACTACAGATTCTTCTGTAGAACTACGGATCATGGCTGATTTCACAGATGGAGTGGATGAAGTCAGATTCTTATACAAGAATGAAAATGACTGGAAACAACTTGGTCCTATTCACAAGCTGTATTATCGTCTTGATCATTTCATGGGATGTCGGACAGGCCTTTTTCTTTTTTCTACCCAGAATCAAGGAGGATCCGCAGATTTTATAAATTATTGTACTCAATTTTCGCCTGCTGAATAA
- a CDS encoding MATE family efflux transporter, with amino-acid sequence MKENKMGTMPINRLILTISLPMIASMLISSLYNIVDSIFVAQINEKALTAVSMAFPIQNLMVAVQVGTGVGMNALLSRQLGERKEKDARITASNGILLGVFHYLIFLVLGLTLVEYFFTSQTSDIEIIQYGEKYLSIIMIWSFGQFIQMTYERIMQSTGQTLYTMYTQGLGAIINIILDPIMIFGWFGFPALGMTGAAYATVIGQIIAGGFAVYMHEKKNKELTVDYKNIRPDKATLKEIYRVGIPSMIMTSITSVTTYVINIILLGFTSTATAVYGVYFKLQTFIFMPVYGLTNGMIPILSYNYGAKNKNRMVKIIKYSIAYAVGIMLIGFAIFQIFPEFLLNLFNASGEMINIGVPSLRIISISFLLAGFGIMCGTIFQAFGRGLLSLTVSILRQVVVLLPVAYLLSLSGNVHVIWWAHPISELFSATLCAFFLRYIFKKYIYPLEDNSTLLS; translated from the coding sequence ATGAAAGAAAATAAAATGGGAACCATGCCGATTAATCGATTAATACTCACGATATCGTTACCTATGATTGCATCCATGCTGATTAGTTCGCTCTACAATATCGTCGATAGTATTTTTGTTGCTCAGATTAATGAAAAAGCATTAACCGCTGTTTCGATGGCTTTTCCAATACAAAATTTAATGGTGGCGGTTCAAGTAGGGACCGGTGTAGGAATGAACGCTTTACTATCACGTCAGCTAGGAGAGCGGAAAGAAAAAGATGCTCGTATTACAGCATCAAATGGGATATTACTTGGAGTGTTCCATTACCTGATCTTTCTGGTTTTAGGGTTAACATTGGTAGAATATTTCTTTACCTCACAAACTTCAGATATCGAAATTATTCAATACGGGGAAAAATATTTATCAATTATAATGATTTGGTCATTTGGTCAGTTTATTCAAATGACGTACGAAAGAATAATGCAATCAACAGGTCAGACTTTGTATACTATGTACACACAGGGATTGGGAGCAATTATTAATATTATTCTCGATCCAATTATGATTTTCGGCTGGTTCGGTTTTCCGGCGCTAGGAATGACAGGGGCCGCATATGCGACTGTTATTGGTCAAATCATTGCAGGGGGATTTGCCGTGTATATGCATGAAAAGAAAAACAAGGAACTGACCGTCGATTATAAAAATATTCGCCCTGATAAAGCTACTTTGAAAGAAATCTATCGAGTAGGTATACCTTCCATGATCATGACATCCATAACTTCTGTGACAACCTACGTAATTAATATTATTTTACTAGGCTTTACATCAACTGCCACAGCAGTGTATGGCGTTTATTTCAAACTGCAAACCTTTATATTTATGCCCGTTTATGGATTAACAAATGGAATGATTCCAATCCTTTCTTATAATTATGGAGCAAAAAATAAAAATCGTATGGTAAAGATCATCAAATACAGTATTGCTTACGCAGTAGGAATCATGCTGATTGGCTTTGCAATTTTCCAAATTTTCCCGGAATTTTTATTGAATCTATTTAATGCATCGGGGGAAATGATTAATATTGGTGTTCCTTCCCTGCGTATTATCAGTATTAGTTTCTTGTTAGCAGGATTTGGAATCATGTGTGGAACCATCTTTCAAGCATTTGGAAGAGGACTGTTAAGTTTAACTGTATCAATCTTAAGACAAGTGGTTGTATTACTTCCTGTTGCTTATCTTCTTTCTTTATCTGGGAACGTCCATGTGATTTGGTGGGCGCATCCGATATCTGAATTATTTTCAGCAACATTATGTGCGTTTTTCTTGCGCTATATATTTAAAAAATATATCTATCCATTAGAAGATAACTCAACTTTATTATCCTAA
- a CDS encoding LLM class flavin-dependent oxidoreductase, which produces MDLSILDQIPLMGQETASDALENAVILAQQGEKYGYKRIWFAEHHGSESLASAAPEIVIGQVAARTNQIKVGSGGIMMMHYSPLKIAEVFKTLEAFYPGRIDLGLGRAPGGDRNAIFALSEGKVPQLDTLYDKIDTIQSFLKNELPTNELYRYTPAAPFIETRPSNWLLGSSGDSALQAATKGMGYSYAQFFSGQMNPDAFEIYNSRFVPSEFMPEKKLSVAFYALACESEEEARYYELPYAIFKMQLARGKRLGKFLTAEEAANYPLTEIDQAVIEKVREGHIVGTPKFVAEKLNSYKENYGFDEAMIITITDPQEVRLESYRLIAEQLQE; this is translated from the coding sequence GCAAGTGATGCATTGGAAAATGCAGTAATTTTAGCACAACAAGGAGAAAAATACGGTTATAAACGTATTTGGTTTGCTGAGCATCATGGCAGCGAGTCATTAGCAAGTGCGGCTCCAGAGATTGTCATTGGCCAAGTTGCGGCAAGAACGAATCAGATCAAGGTCGGCTCGGGCGGCATCATGATGATGCATTATTCACCTTTAAAAATAGCAGAGGTTTTTAAAACTTTGGAAGCTTTTTATCCAGGTAGAATTGATTTGGGATTAGGTCGGGCACCAGGAGGGGACCGAAATGCGATTTTTGCCTTATCTGAAGGGAAAGTTCCTCAATTAGATACACTATATGACAAAATCGATACCATTCAATCATTTTTAAAGAATGAGCTGCCAACAAATGAATTGTATCGTTATACTCCAGCAGCGCCTTTTATTGAGACCAGACCGAGCAATTGGTTACTGGGATCAAGTGGCGACAGTGCATTGCAAGCAGCAACCAAAGGAATGGGGTATTCATATGCGCAGTTCTTTAGTGGACAAATGAATCCAGATGCATTCGAAATTTATAACAGCCGGTTTGTACCTTCTGAATTTATGCCTGAAAAAAAATTAAGTGTGGCTTTTTATGCACTGGCTTGTGAATCAGAAGAGGAAGCAAGATATTATGAGTTACCCTATGCGATTTTTAAAATGCAATTAGCTAGGGGGAAACGACTAGGAAAATTCTTGACTGCAGAAGAAGCAGCGAACTATCCTTTGACTGAAATAGATCAAGCCGTCATTGAGAAAGTAAGAGAAGGACATATCGTTGGAACTCCCAAATTTGTTGCAGAAAAGCTAAATAGCTATAAAGAGAATTACGGATTTGATGAAGCAATGATTATTACGATTACTGATCCTCAAGAAGTACGATTAGAATCTTACCGCTTGATCGCAGAACAACTTCAAGAATAA